In the genome of Cyanobacterium sp. T60_A2020_053, one region contains:
- a CDS encoding copper-translocating P-type ATPase: MTAIASLPKPNKPTIIDTVALDVEGMKCAGCVKAVERQINQCDGVVGATVNLITAVALVEYEQGKINPEKVAEKLTMGGFPSAPRRSQNEENWQEKHQKAREKEQKTQTYQLTSALLLLIFSTIGHLHHLTGWHYLHPLSNIWFHWALATGALIMPGRDIILNGWQGIWHRSPNMNSLIGIGTVSAYVTSCIALFYPELGWECFFDEPVMLLGFIFLGRVLESSARRQASQSLESLLSLRPHQARIVSKNELLEDQGLLIPAVQVKAQEWVKVLQGEQFPTDGIVVKGQTTVNEGMLTGESLPVYKTMGDSVKAGTINQAEAVIIETTATGADTVISQIIATVEEAQTRKAPIQNLADTVSGYFAYGIITIALLTLTFWYFYGMQKWSYLTTDTSALILSIKLAIDVLVIACPCALGLATPTAILVGTGKGAEQGLLIKGGDILEQVEKINTIVFDKTGTLTNGYPQVTDIIALHHHSAQEIISLASSLEINSQHPFAQALLRELQKQELSLYKTENLTTTIGKGVKGIVDYNHQKTTFTCGNQLWLKEQNIHLSSDIINQTETLQNQGKSVIYLSENQEIIALIALADEIRDQAPSTVKALQNMGLEVIMISGDQPQVVQNIAQKLGISKYYGGIQPQGKADLIDQIKEERGGRMIAMVGDGVNDAPALSRADCGIAMAQGSQIALETASIVLTRGKLTDLITAIKLSQNTLKKIKQNLFWALSYNLVAIPLASGVLLPRYHILLNPATAGALMALSSIVVVTNSLQLKKMDT; the protein is encoded by the coding sequence ATGACTGCCATTGCATCGTTACCAAAACCAAATAAACCAACCATAATTGATACAGTTGCCCTTGATGTGGAGGGGATGAAGTGCGCTGGTTGTGTGAAAGCTGTGGAAAGACAAATTAATCAATGTGATGGGGTGGTGGGCGCTACAGTTAACCTTATAACTGCCGTGGCTTTGGTAGAATACGAGCAAGGCAAAATCAATCCTGAAAAAGTAGCAGAAAAATTAACCATGGGAGGGTTTCCCAGCGCCCCTCGCCGTAGCCAAAACGAGGAAAATTGGCAAGAAAAACACCAAAAAGCAAGGGAAAAAGAACAAAAAACCCAAACCTATCAACTCACCAGCGCCCTTCTCCTCTTAATATTCTCCACCATCGGGCATTTACATCACCTGACGGGATGGCATTATCTTCACCCTCTTAGTAATATTTGGTTTCATTGGGCATTGGCAACGGGCGCATTAATCATGCCGGGGCGTGATATTATCCTCAACGGATGGCAAGGCATTTGGCACAGAAGCCCCAATATGAATAGTTTAATCGGTATTGGTACGGTGAGCGCTTATGTCACCAGTTGCATTGCTTTATTTTATCCTGAGTTGGGCTGGGAATGCTTCTTTGATGAGCCTGTGATGCTGTTGGGATTCATCTTTTTAGGACGTGTGTTAGAAAGTAGCGCCCGTCGCCAAGCCTCCCAGAGTCTCGAATCTTTACTCAGTTTGCGCCCCCATCAAGCTCGAATTGTTAGTAAAAATGAATTATTAGAAGATCAAGGGTTGCTCATTCCAGCGGTGCAAGTGAAAGCCCAAGAATGGGTAAAAGTATTACAAGGTGAGCAATTTCCCACCGACGGCATTGTGGTGAAAGGGCAAACTACCGTTAATGAAGGAATGTTGACAGGGGAATCTTTACCCGTATATAAAACCATGGGCGACTCCGTGAAAGCTGGTACAATTAATCAAGCTGAAGCCGTCATTATTGAAACTACGGCGACGGGCGCTGATACCGTCATCAGTCAAATTATCGCTACAGTAGAAGAAGCTCAAACTCGCAAAGCGCCCATCCAAAATTTAGCTGATACTGTCTCCGGTTATTTTGCTTACGGAATTATTACCATTGCTTTACTTACCTTGACATTTTGGTATTTTTATGGTATGCAAAAATGGTCATATTTAACCACAGATACCAGCGCCCTCATCCTCAGTATAAAATTAGCTATCGATGTTTTGGTCATTGCCTGTCCCTGTGCGCTGGGTTTGGCTACTCCCACCGCTATTCTTGTGGGTACGGGGAAGGGTGCTGAACAAGGATTATTAATCAAAGGAGGTGATATACTCGAACAAGTGGAGAAAATTAACACCATCGTTTTTGATAAAACAGGTACACTCACCAATGGTTATCCCCAAGTTACTGATATTATTGCCCTTCATCATCATTCTGCACAGGAAATTATCAGCCTTGCCAGTAGCCTAGAAATCAACTCCCAACATCCCTTTGCCCAAGCACTTTTACGGGAATTACAGAAACAAGAATTATCATTATATAAAACCGAAAATTTAACCACCACCATCGGTAAAGGAGTGAAAGGAATCGTTGACTATAATCATCAAAAAACAACTTTTACTTGCGGTAATCAACTTTGGTTAAAAGAACAAAATATTCATCTTAGCAGTGATATTATTAATCAAACCGAAACCTTACAAAATCAAGGAAAATCAGTAATTTATCTTAGTGAAAACCAAGAAATTATCGCCCTCATTGCCTTAGCCGATGAAATAAGAGATCAAGCGCCCTCCACCGTCAAAGCACTGCAAAATATGGGTTTAGAAGTAATCATGATCAGTGGCGATCAACCCCAAGTAGTACAAAATATCGCCCAAAAATTAGGTATTAGCAAATATTATGGCGGTATTCAACCCCAAGGTAAAGCAGATTTAATCGACCAAATTAAAGAGGAGAGGGGAGGGCGCATGATTGCCATGGTAGGAGACGGAGTTAATGATGCCCCAGCGCTAAGTCGTGCCGATTGTGGTATTGCCATGGCGCAAGGCTCACAAATTGCCCTCGAAACCGCCTCTATCGTGCTAACTCGTGGCAAATTAACCGATTTAATCACAGCTATTAAATTAAGTCAAAATACCCTCAAGAAAATTAAACAGAATCTTTTTTGGGCATTAAGCTATAATTTAGTAGCGATTCCCCTAGCCTCTGGAGTATTGCTACCTCGTTATCATATCTT